One window of the Oligoflexus sp. genome contains the following:
- a CDS encoding 7TM diverse intracellular signaling domain-containing protein, translated as MWRYFFIFAILLGNTLPVKAKTLELSENLRESIALGAYADHYRDHTQDLTLPNILENNRILWEPLPRPMLGLSTDALWVRVQLQNSSGGPLNLLIEDRWPQTNTLELYVLHEGQVITRQKSGDHIPLGMRLVPYRYPVFDVTVPPGSSSFYLRYQTNDLLSSRLFLANEATFNKTREVEKLVFGLLLGCLLIMPLYNIMLYFLLKDSSYLHYTVYGLLYVVFQASINGLLFQYVLDHPWMNDELAMFSVHICVFFVYRFLVAFLDLRLNMSRVAALIGWFEKFALFVAVLSLVHLGSAIVIGFATNIFMVWWLIYTSYVMARKGYKPALFFLTAWVLFVVGDSFTLLGYLGMMEEGALTQWGMIAGSAVEMLLVSIAMGYKFEEIRDALVASERETAKLIGTMESARIIQESLVSKNVRSSTLEVASYYRAAEQTGGDWFSIVDRPEQNFAVFALGDVTGHGLSSSMMTAFACGALEASVHNLDWSPEAMGTSLGRLAETFNQLLFRTATSNDRLMTMSVFAIDLRQLKGYYVNCGHHASYLLSKERLSPIFRRGSILGLSREPTRFQVVPFSFQVGDSILLHSDGLVENRGPSGEMFPMHKVQNILKHSQRPGDNLQAILENAQGIWKDASPEDDVTVLLIRIAAAAAPEAALPASA; from the coding sequence ATGTGGCGCTACTTTTTTATCTTCGCGATACTTTTGGGCAACACCTTGCCCGTGAAGGCGAAGACGCTTGAGTTGAGTGAAAATCTGCGCGAGAGCATTGCTCTTGGTGCTTATGCGGATCATTATCGCGATCACACTCAAGATCTCACACTTCCCAATATCCTCGAAAACAACCGAATTCTATGGGAGCCTTTGCCCAGGCCGATGCTGGGGTTAAGCACGGATGCGTTATGGGTGCGTGTCCAGCTCCAGAACAGCTCAGGCGGCCCTTTGAATCTTTTGATCGAGGATCGCTGGCCGCAAACCAATACCCTTGAACTCTATGTGCTGCATGAGGGGCAGGTGATCACGCGGCAGAAATCCGGCGATCACATCCCACTCGGCATGCGACTCGTCCCTTACCGTTACCCGGTGTTTGACGTCACCGTCCCACCCGGAAGCAGCAGCTTCTACCTGCGTTACCAGACCAATGACCTTCTGTCGTCGCGACTTTTTCTGGCGAACGAAGCGACGTTCAATAAGACCCGCGAAGTCGAAAAACTGGTTTTCGGCCTGCTTTTGGGCTGTCTGCTGATTATGCCTCTCTACAATATCATGCTGTATTTTTTGCTCAAGGATTCTTCTTATCTTCATTATACCGTCTATGGCCTGCTCTATGTCGTTTTCCAGGCCAGTATCAATGGACTCCTTTTCCAGTACGTGCTGGATCATCCCTGGATGAACGATGAACTCGCCATGTTCTCGGTTCATATCTGCGTCTTCTTTGTTTATCGCTTCCTCGTGGCCTTCCTGGACCTGAGGCTCAACATGAGTCGGGTCGCGGCGCTGATCGGATGGTTTGAAAAGTTCGCTTTGTTCGTCGCCGTCCTTTCGCTCGTTCACCTAGGTAGCGCAATCGTGATAGGTTTCGCTACCAATATTTTCATGGTCTGGTGGCTTATATATACTTCGTACGTCATGGCTCGCAAGGGATACAAGCCTGCTTTATTTTTTCTAACGGCCTGGGTGCTGTTCGTCGTCGGCGACAGCTTCACGCTGCTTGGTTACCTTGGAATGATGGAAGAAGGCGCGCTGACCCAGTGGGGTATGATCGCCGGATCGGCTGTGGAGATGCTTTTGGTGTCGATCGCCATGGGCTATAAATTCGAGGAGATTCGCGATGCGCTGGTCGCCTCGGAGCGTGAGACGGCGAAACTGATCGGCACCATGGAATCGGCGCGGATCATTCAGGAGTCTTTGGTTTCCAAAAACGTACGCTCGTCCACCCTGGAAGTGGCGTCCTATTACCGGGCCGCGGAGCAGACCGGAGGCGATTGGTTCAGCATTGTCGACCGACCCGAGCAGAATTTTGCCGTGTTCGCGCTCGGCGACGTGACCGGACACGGACTCTCTTCTTCCATGATGACAGCTTTTGCCTGTGGCGCTTTGGAAGCGTCCGTCCATAATCTCGACTGGTCTCCCGAGGCGATGGGGACCTCGCTGGGGCGACTGGCTGAAACGTTCAATCAGCTGCTGTTCCGCACTGCGACCTCGAACGATCGGCTGATGACGATGAGCGTCTTCGCCATCGACCTGAGACAGCTGAAAGGCTATTACGTAAACTGCGGGCATCATGCGTCCTATCTGCTGAGCAAGGAGCGGCTGAGTCCCATCTTCCGCCGGGGCTCGATCCTGGGACTCTCGCGTGAACCGACCCGCTTTCAGGTGGTGCCCTTCAGTTTTCAGGTCGGCGACAGCATCCTCCTTCATTCCGATGGGCTGGTGGAAAACCGCGGGCCTTCGGGCGAGATGTTCCCTATGCATAAGGTCCAGAACATACTGAAGCATAGCCAAAGGCCCGGCGATAACCTGCAGGCCATACTGGAGAACGCCCAGGGGATCTGGAAAGACGCAAGCCCCGAGGATGACGTGACCGTGCTTCTGATCCGCATTGCTGCGGCCGCTGCGCCTGAGGCCGCTTTGCCGGCCAGCGCCTGA
- a CDS encoding ABC transporter ATP-binding protein translates to MIECQALRKEFRVYRKDPGIMGSLRSLFRRNYDTRAAVHGFDLMVERGEMVGLLGPNGAGKTTLMKMFAGIIVPSHGTIRVAGHVPFQREQAFRKKIALVMGQKSQLWWDIPAMDSFLLLQKYYEIPERDFKKRLGELASLMAVEPMLKVHVRKLSLGERMKMELIACLLHQPEVLFLDEPTIGLDLVAQRNMRDFIAAWQAQHKTTVILTSHYMADVDALCDRIVLVLDGTKRFDGSIQEFSGILGREKYVRVSFESAVDDGDFFASWDPEWNETRTRVDLRIPETRLREAAVSILQNYPVMDFSMEQLPIERVMNALLANPQLLRGEAALG, encoded by the coding sequence ATGATTGAATGTCAGGCGCTGCGAAAGGAATTTCGAGTCTATCGAAAGGATCCCGGTATCATGGGATCGCTGCGGTCCCTTTTCCGGCGGAACTACGATACACGCGCGGCGGTGCATGGCTTCGACCTGATGGTCGAACGCGGGGAAATGGTCGGGCTGCTCGGACCGAATGGAGCCGGGAAGACGACCCTCATGAAGATGTTTGCCGGGATTATCGTGCCGAGCCACGGGACGATCCGGGTCGCGGGGCATGTGCCCTTTCAGAGGGAGCAGGCCTTTCGGAAAAAGATCGCGCTCGTCATGGGACAGAAGTCGCAGCTCTGGTGGGACATCCCGGCGATGGATTCCTTTCTGCTCCTGCAAAAGTATTACGAGATCCCCGAGAGGGATTTTAAAAAGCGGCTCGGTGAGCTGGCCTCGCTCATGGCCGTGGAACCCATGCTGAAGGTTCACGTTCGAAAGCTCTCCCTCGGGGAGAGAATGAAGATGGAGCTGATCGCCTGTCTCCTGCATCAGCCCGAGGTCCTTTTTCTGGATGAGCCCACCATCGGCCTCGACCTGGTCGCCCAAAGGAACATGCGGGATTTCATAGCCGCCTGGCAGGCCCAGCATAAGACGACCGTAATCCTGACCTCGCATTACATGGCCGATGTGGACGCGCTCTGTGATCGGATTGTCCTCGTTCTGGACGGGACGAAACGCTTCGATGGGTCGATCCAGGAATTCTCGGGAATACTGGGGCGCGAGAAATATGTGCGGGTGAGTTTCGAAAGTGCGGTGGACGACGGGGACTTCTTTGCCAGCTGGGATCCCGAATGGAATGAGACGCGGACCCGGGTGGATCTGCGCATCCCCGAAACCCGGCTGCGCGAGGCGGCGGTATCCATTCTGCAGAATTATCCGGTTATGGATTTCAGCATGGAACAGCTGCCCATCGAAAGAGTGATGAACGCCCTGCTCGCCAACCCGCAGCTCCTGCGTGGGGAGGCCGCGCTTGGCTGA
- a CDS encoding acyl-CoA dehydrogenase family protein, protein MAYPHCSPYPDFYAIDALLSDEQKLVALTLRNFLSREAEPLIPEHFEKEEFPTALIPKLGELGVLGANLSGYGLPGMDNVAYGLVMKELERCDSGLRSFASVQGALVMYPIHEYGSEEQKKEWLPKLGRGEAVGCFGLTEADGGSDPGAMKTRAEDKGDHWLLNGAKMWITNGNLAQVAVVWAKTDAGVKGFVVPTATKGVTVKKMRGKMSLRASVTSELYFDQVKLPKSAVLPKADGLKAALSCLTQARYGIAWGAIGAAESCFDEVVAYTKDRILFNKPLASFQLVQKKLATIATDITQAQLLALRLGQLKDEGKMHFAQVSMAKQANVEMALRNARVCRDMLGANGIMLEYKSMRHMCNLESVYTYEGTNDIHSLIVGSQITGIPAFG, encoded by the coding sequence GTGGCCTACCCGCACTGCAGTCCCTATCCAGATTTTTACGCGATCGACGCTCTGCTCTCCGATGAGCAGAAGCTGGTGGCGCTCACGCTGCGCAATTTCCTGAGTCGGGAGGCGGAGCCGCTGATTCCCGAGCACTTTGAAAAAGAGGAATTCCCCACCGCCCTCATCCCTAAACTCGGTGAGCTGGGTGTGCTGGGAGCCAACCTGAGTGGTTATGGACTGCCGGGGATGGATAACGTGGCCTATGGCCTTGTGATGAAGGAACTGGAGCGCTGCGATTCAGGCCTGCGGAGCTTCGCGTCGGTTCAAGGGGCGCTGGTCATGTACCCCATCCATGAGTATGGAAGCGAGGAGCAAAAAAAGGAATGGCTGCCTAAACTCGGACGCGGGGAAGCGGTCGGCTGCTTTGGGCTGACTGAGGCGGACGGTGGTTCCGATCCAGGGGCGATGAAGACCCGGGCCGAGGATAAAGGCGATCACTGGCTTTTGAACGGCGCGAAGATGTGGATCACCAACGGAAACCTCGCACAGGTGGCCGTGGTCTGGGCGAAGACGGACGCGGGCGTCAAAGGCTTTGTCGTGCCGACGGCGACCAAGGGTGTGACGGTGAAGAAGATGCGCGGGAAGATGTCGCTGCGCGCTTCGGTGACGTCCGAGCTTTATTTTGATCAGGTGAAGCTGCCGAAATCCGCGGTTTTGCCCAAGGCCGATGGTCTGAAAGCCGCCCTTTCGTGTCTGACCCAGGCGCGCTATGGGATTGCCTGGGGCGCGATCGGGGCGGCGGAGTCCTGTTTTGATGAGGTGGTCGCTTATACCAAGGATCGCATACTTTTCAATAAACCTTTGGCGAGTTTTCAACTCGTTCAGAAAAAACTCGCGACCATCGCCACCGATATCACGCAGGCCCAGCTTTTGGCTTTGCGGCTCGGGCAGCTGAAGGACGAAGGCAAAATGCACTTCGCCCAGGTGAGCATGGCCAAGCAGGCGAACGTGGAGATGGCCCTCAGGAATGCGCGCGTGTGCCGGGATATGCTCGGGGCGAACGGTATCATGCTGGAGTATAAATCCATGCGGCATATGTGTAATTTGGAGAGCGTCTACACCTACGAAGGAACCAATGATATTCATTCGTTGATCGTGGGGTCTCAGATTACAGGGATTCCGGCCTTTGGTTGA
- a CDS encoding alkaline phosphatase D family protein: MDRRLFVRHCLMASAMGPLLPKTLLASSPTDRLTALRDEPLRRVAFGSCNDQTKRQDHWTWIAREDPQLWIWLGDNIYADRATLGQRREWYRLLKTNAAYQKFIDQVPVLGMWDDHDYYNENADGSYAEKDGSKALLLEFMDVAYDNPVRERPGVFQSYAFGPSGRRTQVILLDLRYFQDKNRTRRSLLGELQWQFLEEEILQSTADLFLIGSSLNVSSPVAVSSLEGWRAFPEEQKRLYNLLAATDKPCILLSGDRHMGEIYRIVLPSGKPVYEVMSSGLTHAVGVKLPSPERLGEMVGRKNFGFLQIDWTDVGPEVQIRLQSAERAEVYHARGANFSR, from the coding sequence ATGGACCGGAGACTTTTCGTCCGCCATTGCCTCATGGCGTCTGCGATGGGCCCCCTTTTGCCCAAAACCCTTCTGGCGTCCTCTCCTACCGATCGTCTGACCGCGTTACGTGACGAACCTCTGCGCCGCGTCGCCTTTGGTTCGTGCAACGATCAGACGAAAAGACAGGACCACTGGACGTGGATCGCCCGCGAGGATCCGCAGCTCTGGATCTGGCTCGGCGATAATATCTACGCCGATCGCGCCACGCTCGGACAACGGCGGGAGTGGTATCGTCTTCTGAAGACCAACGCCGCCTATCAAAAATTCATCGACCAGGTTCCCGTCCTTGGCATGTGGGATGACCATGACTATTACAATGAAAACGCCGACGGCTCGTACGCGGAGAAAGACGGAAGCAAAGCGCTGCTCCTCGAATTCATGGACGTGGCCTATGATAATCCGGTGCGCGAAAGACCCGGCGTCTTTCAAAGCTACGCCTTCGGCCCCAGCGGACGAAGAACCCAGGTGATCCTCCTCGATCTGCGTTACTTCCAGGATAAAAACAGAACCCGCCGCTCGCTCCTTGGGGAATTGCAGTGGCAGTTCTTGGAAGAGGAAATCCTGCAATCCACCGCCGACCTTTTTCTGATCGGTTCAAGCCTTAATGTCAGCTCCCCGGTGGCGGTCAGCAGCCTTGAAGGCTGGCGGGCGTTTCCCGAGGAACAAAAGCGCCTCTATAACCTTCTCGCCGCCACCGACAAACCCTGCATACTGCTGAGCGGTGACCGACACATGGGCGAGATCTATCGCATCGTGCTCCCAAGCGGGAAGCCGGTCTATGAAGTGATGTCGAGTGGACTGACCCATGCCGTGGGCGTGAAACTTCCAAGCCCCGAGCGGCTGGGGGAAATGGTCGGACGCAAGAACTTTGGATTTTTGCAGATAGATTGGACGGATGTGGGGCCCGAGGTGCAGATCCGCCTCCAGTCCGCAGAACGGGCCGAAGTCTACCACGCAAGGGGAGCCAATTTCTCGCGATAA
- a CDS encoding GFA family protein: MHQGSCLCKKVQFEIDGEFKGFYLCHCSRCRKATGSAHASNLFSMSAKLNWVSGRDHVKTFHLEGTRFQKSFCDNCGSALPTLHESGRLLVPTGCLDSEMSMQPTAHIFTGSRALWDKDLETVVEFAAFPG, from the coding sequence ATGCATCAGGGTTCCTGTCTCTGCAAAAAAGTTCAGTTTGAAATCGACGGTGAGTTCAAAGGTTTTTATCTCTGTCACTGCAGCCGCTGCCGGAAAGCGACGGGTTCGGCCCATGCATCGAACCTATTTTCGATGTCCGCGAAACTCAATTGGGTATCCGGCCGGGATCATGTGAAGACCTTTCATCTGGAAGGCACACGGTTTCAGAAGTCTTTTTGTGACAACTGCGGGTCGGCTCTCCCCACGCTTCATGAGAGTGGCCGGCTTTTGGTTCCCACGGGTTGCCTGGACAGTGAAATGTCCATGCAGCCTACGGCGCATATCTTTACGGGAAGCCGGGCGCTGTGGGACAAGGATCTGGAGACGGTCGTGGAATTCGCGGCATTCCCAGGTTAA
- a CDS encoding SDR family NAD(P)-dependent oxidoreductase: MSSITFEQSLEIQRPLSFVYAYLSDFSNTASWDPSVIQAQKTTPGPLQVGTHFDIQVKFAWTQLSLNYHIIDMQKDRYLELKGMADNYSLVDRIRFEGDESRCTIHYQIDVYYQEPMAKLAPLFAPLVKANGAHALRTLKQTLEGAATDWEPTAWTKLADRLVLPGLFRFTRRGFIAGKSRWIGITTDMSDKNVLITGATSGIGAAAARSLGRLGANLIVVARNEKKAQHFSELLVSEGVKAPRIEIADLGLMQDVRNLIQRLLQRGEPIHVLINNAGALFNQRVVTAEGIEQSFATLLLSPYMLTEGLKPLLVKAAGARVINVASGGMYTQAVQLQDLEYEHEDYNGSKAYARAKRGLVDMTELWAEEWKKDGIIVHSMHPGWADTPAVSHSLPQFYEKTKPWLRTPEQGADTIVWLAATPEAALTTGLFWLDRTPHNTAIFPGTRSSLEVQTTLRKKLDEYGQRFGDGVRSQRA, translated from the coding sequence ATGAGCAGTATTACCTTTGAACAGTCCCTTGAGATCCAGCGCCCCTTGTCTTTTGTTTACGCCTACCTCAGCGACTTCAGCAACACCGCGTCCTGGGACCCCAGCGTGATCCAGGCGCAGAAGACCACACCCGGTCCTTTGCAAGTGGGAACTCACTTTGATATCCAGGTGAAGTTCGCCTGGACACAGCTCAGCCTGAATTATCACATCATCGACATGCAAAAGGATCGCTACCTGGAACTCAAGGGGATGGCGGACAACTACAGTCTGGTCGATCGCATCCGTTTCGAAGGGGATGAGTCCCGCTGCACGATTCATTATCAGATTGATGTCTATTACCAGGAGCCGATGGCGAAGCTCGCGCCGCTTTTCGCGCCCCTCGTCAAGGCGAACGGGGCGCATGCGCTTCGGACTTTGAAACAAACGCTGGAGGGAGCCGCGACCGACTGGGAGCCGACCGCCTGGACGAAACTCGCCGATCGACTGGTGCTGCCCGGACTTTTCAGATTCACCCGCCGGGGGTTTATCGCCGGGAAAAGCCGCTGGATCGGGATCACCACGGATATGTCGGATAAAAATGTGCTGATCACCGGCGCGACCTCGGGGATTGGGGCTGCGGCGGCACGAAGTCTTGGGCGCCTCGGTGCGAATCTGATCGTGGTGGCGCGCAATGAAAAGAAGGCTCAGCATTTCAGCGAGCTTTTGGTGAGTGAAGGAGTGAAGGCGCCGCGCATCGAGATCGCTGATTTGGGACTCATGCAGGATGTCAGGAATCTGATCCAAAGACTGCTGCAGCGCGGCGAGCCCATCCATGTGCTGATCAATAACGCCGGCGCGCTTTTCAATCAAAGGGTCGTTACAGCCGAGGGGATCGAGCAGTCATTTGCGACACTTCTGCTCTCCCCCTATATGCTGACCGAGGGTTTGAAACCGCTTTTGGTGAAGGCGGCCGGAGCGCGGGTGATCAATGTCGCCTCGGGCGGGATGTACACGCAGGCCGTTCAGCTCCAGGATCTGGAGTACGAGCACGAGGATTATAACGGAAGCAAGGCCTATGCGCGGGCCAAGCGCGGGCTTGTGGATATGACCGAGCTTTGGGCCGAGGAATGGAAGAAGGACGGGATCATCGTGCACAGCATGCATCCGGGCTGGGCGGATACGCCGGCGGTCTCGCATTCCCTGCCGCAGTTTTATGAGAAGACCAAGCCCTGGCTGCGAACGCCGGAGCAGGGTGCAGATACCATCGTCTGGCTGGCGGCGACTCCCGAGGCGGCGCTGACGACAGGACTTTTCTGGCTTGATCGGACACCGCACAACACGGCGATTTTTCCGGGGACCAGGAGCAGTCTGGAGGTTCAGACGACGCTTCGGAAGAAACTCGACGAGTATGGGCAAAGGTTCGGCGATGGGGTCAGGAGTCAGCGGGCTTAG
- a CDS encoding RES family NAD+ phosphorylase, with protein MSAPIWTLCGGKSKLGSLNLSAWRIVEDQSRSSTMKLTKNSAEQAVLEDILEDRKPAFPFPPYQNTLHYLLWTPFRYPPLRNGSRFGTRLEVSIWYGSEAIETALAEKAYYRFVFHEGMTIPFQDSIENKYTAFCASVKANKAVDLSAKAFADYHPIIESKVDYSHTQQLGGAMRADGVDAFVFGSARDKNRGRNIGLFHPAVFSGTDPKQQMLWHSFESRGHMRFYRAVPGQERTMEFEMGEFMVDDRLPMPAL; from the coding sequence ATGTCTGCGCCTATCTGGACGCTATGCGGGGGAAAATCTAAGCTCGGCAGCCTGAATCTCAGTGCCTGGCGGATAGTCGAGGATCAGAGTCGCTCGTCGACCATGAAATTGACAAAGAACAGTGCGGAGCAGGCCGTCCTTGAGGACATCCTTGAGGACCGAAAGCCTGCGTTTCCGTTTCCACCTTATCAGAATACGCTGCACTATCTTTTATGGACGCCTTTTCGCTATCCGCCGCTGCGGAATGGTTCGCGTTTCGGAACGAGGCTTGAAGTCAGCATCTGGTATGGATCGGAAGCGATAGAAACGGCCCTGGCGGAGAAGGCCTACTATCGCTTCGTTTTTCACGAGGGGATGACGATCCCTTTTCAGGATTCCATCGAGAACAAGTACACCGCGTTCTGCGCCTCGGTCAAAGCCAACAAGGCCGTGGACCTGAGCGCCAAGGCCTTTGCAGATTATCATCCCATTATCGAATCCAAGGTCGACTACAGCCACACCCAGCAGCTCGGCGGCGCCATGCGCGCTGATGGAGTCGATGCCTTCGTCTTCGGTTCGGCTCGTGATAAAAACCGCGGTCGCAACATCGGGCTCTTTCATCCTGCCGTTTTCAGCGGCACGGATCCGAAGCAGCAGATGCTCTGGCATTCCTTTGAATCCCGCGGGCACATGCGCTTTTATCGTGCGGTCCCGGGCCAGGAACGCACGATGGAATTTGAGATGGGCGAATTCATGGTGGACGATCGTCTGCCGATGCCGGCGCTTTAA
- a CDS encoding MbcA/ParS/Xre antitoxin family protein — translation MQTNTAPSINQKERDRILTQAVLKASGILGLSQNDLSQIIGESEATMSRTFQGARSIRERSKEGELAVLLIRAFRSLDAIVGGKEQAIRHWFHTRNRHMGEMVPAELVKSVEGLSHVCAYLDAMRGKI, via the coding sequence ATGCAAACAAATACAGCTCCCTCCATCAATCAAAAAGAAAGAGATCGAATCCTGACCCAGGCCGTCCTGAAAGCCTCGGGAATCCTTGGATTAAGTCAAAACGATCTGTCCCAGATCATCGGCGAAAGTGAAGCCACGATGAGTCGGACCTTCCAGGGCGCCCGGAGCATCCGCGAGCGCAGCAAGGAAGGCGAGCTGGCTGTTCTTTTGATCCGGGCTTTCCGCAGCCTCGATGCGATCGTGGGCGGCAAGGAGCAGGCGATCCGGCACTGGTTTCACACCAGGAATCGGCACATGGGTGAGATGGTTCCCGCGGAGTTGGTTAAATCAGTGGAAGGGTTGAGTCATGTCTGCGCCTATCTGGACGCTATGCGGGGGAAAATCTAA
- a CDS encoding RDD family protein has product MLSRTTVSLDHATSSERFKSAAVDITVFVTIFLISIPLVNQLLARFDHAEFTVLWMLFFFLGYENIPVCLWGQSLGQKICGLKVVDAQGRKPGVLPILHRWCLKIMFGTRSYRPASNGDSVSEAHDKATGVYVVRARTS; this is encoded by the coding sequence ATGCTTTCAAGAACCACCGTTTCGCTCGACCATGCGACCTCTTCCGAACGCTTTAAATCCGCAGCGGTGGATATCACGGTCTTCGTCACGATTTTTCTGATCAGTATTCCGCTTGTCAATCAGCTGCTCGCGCGCTTCGATCACGCGGAATTCACGGTGCTGTGGATGCTCTTTTTCTTCCTGGGTTACGAAAACATCCCGGTCTGCCTTTGGGGGCAGAGCCTGGGACAGAAAATCTGTGGACTCAAGGTGGTCGATGCCCAGGGAAGGAAACCGGGCGTCCTTCCGATCCTGCACCGCTGGTGTCTCAAGATCATGTTCGGCACGCGAAGCTACAGACCTGCAAGCAATGGTGACAGCGTAAGCGAGGCGCATGATAAAGCCACCGGGGTCTATGTGGTTCGCGCCCGCACATCCTAA
- a CDS encoding ArnT family glycosyltransferase, which produces MRLKPFIYADHFFLIPVDFDEGVYYGASVLLTKGILPYRDFDFGHPPGIVWLFGLWHWIVPQSSVAHSFALAKVAMAILGSFTSVGVFILGKRWHGPVAGIIGAVLYATYPEVVASDRSLFLEPLINAAVVLAFLLYDTQKRPWIAIGLLLGWAISVKVTAVVWIPAFAWIAWQSGRYFNIARFASGGCLGILFFFVPWILIDPAKFWEGVIQFQMGRPPDGDVALMSRLSSILRDQHFALNIFSAIGLLVWPWSDGKRRTLGAAASLALVFASIVLLSSKGYWSQYNTLLAMPQALLATFSATIFVSASYRRWILAAVGIFLIAFPIRSAFKGGRARSVEQLKLVQSIEEIPHNACVFSFEPGWLIMSNHFPSPCSGRLVLDTYLVMLMDAREAGQRFDSTAAAFATDESQKRVLPSLLSADVVVLGPRGQAQVNGSAKARILEDFQPRDELLFNKRHIGNIPIK; this is translated from the coding sequence GTGCGTCTCAAACCCTTCATCTATGCGGATCATTTCTTCCTGATCCCTGTGGATTTCGACGAGGGGGTCTATTATGGGGCGTCCGTTCTTCTCACCAAAGGCATTCTTCCCTACCGCGATTTCGATTTTGGTCATCCACCTGGAATAGTGTGGCTGTTCGGCCTCTGGCACTGGATTGTTCCGCAGTCTTCCGTCGCACATAGTTTCGCGCTTGCGAAGGTTGCCATGGCCATCCTTGGATCGTTCACGAGTGTAGGTGTATTTATTCTGGGAAAGAGATGGCATGGGCCGGTTGCCGGGATAATCGGGGCGGTGCTCTATGCAACCTATCCTGAGGTTGTGGCCTCGGATCGCAGCCTCTTTCTTGAACCTTTGATCAACGCGGCTGTGGTCCTGGCATTTCTGCTTTATGACACTCAAAAGCGGCCATGGATAGCGATCGGACTTCTCCTTGGCTGGGCGATTTCTGTTAAAGTTACAGCCGTTGTGTGGATTCCTGCCTTTGCCTGGATTGCATGGCAATCAGGTCGATATTTCAATATCGCCCGATTCGCCTCTGGAGGCTGTCTCGGTATCCTTTTCTTTTTTGTTCCATGGATCCTGATAGATCCAGCCAAATTTTGGGAGGGCGTAATTCAGTTTCAGATGGGACGTCCCCCCGATGGTGATGTCGCTCTTATGTCTCGTCTCAGCTCAATTCTTCGCGATCAGCACTTCGCTTTGAATATTTTTTCTGCCATCGGACTTTTGGTCTGGCCGTGGTCTGACGGAAAGCGACGAACACTGGGGGCTGCGGCCAGTCTCGCTTTGGTTTTTGCGTCGATCGTGCTTTTGTCCTCGAAGGGATACTGGAGTCAGTATAATACCCTGCTGGCGATGCCTCAGGCTCTCCTGGCGACTTTTTCTGCGACGATTTTTGTATCAGCCTCGTACCGGCGCTGGATTCTTGCAGCTGTTGGCATATTCTTGATAGCGTTTCCAATACGATCCGCTTTTAAAGGTGGTCGCGCACGATCTGTCGAGCAGCTCAAGCTCGTGCAGTCCATCGAGGAAATACCCCACAATGCTTGCGTATTTTCCTTCGAACCGGGCTGGCTCATCATGAGCAATCATTTTCCTTCCCCATGTTCGGGCCGCCTCGTGCTTGATACCTATCTGGTGATGCTGATGGATGCTCGCGAGGCTGGACAAAGGTTTGATAGTACAGCGGCAGCCTTTGCCACCGATGAATCCCAAAAGCGTGTTTTGCCCAGCCTGCTGAGTGCTGACGTCGTTGTCCTGGGTCCTCGTGGACAGGCACAGGTCAATGGCAGCGCAAAAGCTCGTATTCTTGAAGACTTCCAGCCCCGCGATGAACTGCTCTTCAATAAGCGTCATATTGGTAATATTCCCATAAAATAG